A single Ancylothrix sp. D3o DNA region contains:
- a CDS encoding regulatory protein RecX, with protein MSGCFNYFLSLVSRKDYSAWELNKKARDKGFEVEEIAEAIEQLQNLGYQSDLRLVENLILANQKKYGKPVLKRKCLQKGIAGDLFEKVWAAATAEVENEDAPALMELKAKVMRKYKITDFQKLDPKVKSKIISYLQYRGFNAFQLLREWQEEEN; from the coding sequence ATGAGTGGGTGTTTTAATTATTTTTTGTCGCTCGTTTCACGCAAGGATTACAGCGCGTGGGAATTGAATAAAAAAGCACGAGACAAAGGGTTTGAGGTTGAGGAAATAGCAGAAGCAATTGAGCAGTTACAAAATCTAGGATATCAATCAGATTTACGGTTAGTGGAAAATTTGATTCTTGCTAATCAAAAAAAGTATGGTAAGCCGGTTTTGAAAAGGAAGTGTTTGCAAAAAGGTATTGCAGGCGATCTTTTTGAGAAAGTTTGGGCTGCTGCAACTGCGGAGGTGGAAAACGAAGATGCACCGGCCTTGATGGAGTTAAAAGCTAAAGTGATGCGAAAATACAAGATTACGGATTTTCAAAAGCTTGATCCTAAAGTTAAAAGCAAGATTATTAGCTATCTTCAATATAGGGGTTTTAATGCTTTTCAATTGTTACGGGAATGGCAAGAGGAGGAAAATTAA
- a CDS encoding DUF3226 domain-containing protein, protein MGDVCKQDSDKVLLVEGDNDCHVVMALCKAHNVPEIFGIYQCGSDEGVLKRLNALILRPNPPQVIGVMLDADKPSVEGRWQSIKDKLRNNNHTYLLPEIPNADGTIVEGEGKPKLGFWLMPNNQDRGMLEDFCAELAEPASLEFARECVEQAKERNVKTFKDVHSSKAVIHTYLAWQDEPGYPLGKAITSQALRPQTQVAVKFTNWLICLFR, encoded by the coding sequence ATGGGGGATGTTTGTAAGCAAGATTCAGATAAAGTTTTATTGGTTGAGGGTGATAATGATTGTCATGTGGTGATGGCTTTATGTAAGGCTCATAATGTCCCTGAGATTTTTGGGATATATCAATGTGGTTCAGATGAGGGGGTTTTAAAGCGTTTAAATGCTCTGATTCTACGTCCTAATCCGCCTCAAGTAATTGGTGTTATGCTTGATGCGGATAAGCCGTCTGTTGAAGGGAGATGGCAGAGTATAAAAGATAAATTAAGAAATAATAATCACACTTATTTGCTGCCAGAAATTCCTAATGCTGATGGGACAATTGTTGAGGGTGAAGGTAAACCTAAGCTTGGATTTTGGCTAATGCCAAATAATCAAGATCGTGGGATGTTAGAAGATTTTTGTGCGGAACTTGCCGAACCGGCATCTCTGGAATTTGCGCGAGAATGTGTTGAACAAGCAAAGGAAAGGAATGTGAAAACTTTTAAAGATGTGCATAGTAGTAAAGCGGTTATTCATACATATCTTGCTTGGCAGGATGAACCCGGTTATCCATTAGGGAAAGCAATTACAAGTCAGGCTCTTCGTCCTCAAACACAGGTTGCAGTAAAATTTACGAATTGGTTAATATGTTTATTTAGATAA
- a CDS encoding DUF4160 domain-containing protein: protein MPTVLRFEGYRFYFYSHEPNEPPHIHIDKDEMSAKFWLSPVSLAKNIGFKAKELRIIQLLVEANQQKFLEAWNEYFNSN from the coding sequence ATGCCAACAGTTTTAAGATTTGAAGGCTATCGCTTCTACTTTTACAGCCATGAACCAAACGAACCTCCCCATATTCATATTGATAAAGATGAAATGTCAGCTAAATTTTGGTTATCTCCGGTATCTTTAGCAAAAAATATCGGATTTAAGGCTAAAGAATTAAGGATAATACAATTACTTGTCGAAGCTAATCAACAAAAATTTTTGGAGGCATGGAATGAATATTTCAACTCAAACTGA
- a CDS encoding Uma2 family endonuclease, protein MLQTKKELTLEEFFALPADDVTYELVNGEAIPKMSPKKFHSRLTRVLLQLLSEWCDERGEVCPELGIKLTRTNRDWVPIPDLLYISVERFPADWDQDGVCSVPPELVIEIISPGQTFGDLMTKARDYLNAGVLRVWIVDSQARSITVFYPDAPAQTYRSDTPLIDSLFEGLEITAEQVFQLAKIPK, encoded by the coding sequence ATGTTGCAAACAAAAAAAGAACTAACCCTCGAAGAATTTTTTGCCCTACCGGCAGATGATGTAACTTACGAATTAGTTAATGGCGAGGCTATCCCTAAAATGTCACCGAAAAAATTTCATTCTCGACTCACCAGAGTTTTACTTCAATTGCTCTCAGAATGGTGTGATGAACGAGGAGAAGTTTGCCCCGAACTAGGCATTAAATTAACTCGAACAAATCGAGACTGGGTACCCATCCCAGACCTTTTGTACATTTCAGTTGAGCGATTTCCTGCTGACTGGGATCAAGATGGTGTCTGTTCCGTACCCCCAGAATTAGTCATCGAAATTATTTCACCCGGACAAACTTTTGGGGACTTGATGACTAAAGCAAGAGATTACTTAAATGCCGGTGTATTACGAGTTTGGATTGTCGATAGTCAAGCTAGAAGCATTACAGTTTTTTATCCCGATGCACCGGCCCAAACTTATAGGTCAGATACCCCCTTAATTGATTCTTTGTTTGAAGGTTTAGAAATTACCGCAGAACAGGTTTTTCAATTGGCAAAAATTCCTAAGTAA
- a CDS encoding DUF4126 domain-containing protein → MNTLLSLAIGITLSAACGFRIFIPPLVISAAAVFGHLPLSPDWQWAGTTPALIAFATATFFEVAGYYIPWVDHILDIFSTPGAMAVGTMMAAAFFPDSDPLWQWAGAAIAGGGSAGIIQVLMNMTRLSSTALTGGFGNGVISTLELVGAVILSIMALFVPLLALALLAMGLIFVGYKGLQKWSEIRPVEKPN, encoded by the coding sequence ATGAACACACTATTAAGCCTTGCGATTGGTATTACGTTAAGTGCGGCTTGCGGCTTCCGAATTTTTATACCGCCTTTGGTGATAAGTGCAGCCGCAGTTTTCGGACATTTGCCGCTTTCTCCTGATTGGCAGTGGGCGGGTACAACGCCTGCTTTAATTGCTTTTGCAACGGCTACTTTTTTTGAGGTGGCGGGTTATTATATTCCTTGGGTTGATCACATTTTGGATATATTTTCTACGCCTGGAGCAATGGCTGTAGGAACGATGATGGCGGCGGCTTTTTTTCCTGATAGTGATCCTTTGTGGCAATGGGCCGGTGCGGCTATTGCTGGGGGCGGTTCGGCGGGTATTATTCAAGTTTTGATGAATATGACTCGCTTATCTTCTACGGCGTTAACAGGAGGTTTTGGTAATGGTGTAATTTCGACTCTGGAATTAGTTGGGGCTGTGATTTTATCGATTATGGCGCTTTTTGTGCCGCTTTTGGCTTTAGCTTTGCTTGCAATGGGATTGATTTTTGTGGGTTATAAAGGGTTGCAGAAGTGGTCTGAAATAAGGCCGGTGGAAAAACCTAATTAA
- a CDS encoding DUF2442 domain-containing protein gives MNISTQTDIRVKTVIIHEDSFSVEIMDGRIITVPLAWFPRLLKATPEQLEKWQICGGGYGIHWQEIDEDISIEGLLRGAPAPRNQASIPSVND, from the coding sequence ATGAATATTTCAACTCAAACTGATATCCGGGTAAAAACCGTTATTATCCATGAAGATTCTTTCAGCGTTGAAATCATGGATGGACGCATTATAACAGTTCCCCTAGCTTGGTTCCCCCGACTCCTCAAAGCTACCCCCGAACAGTTAGAAAAATGGCAAATTTGCGGCGGCGGTTACGGGATTCATTGGCAAGAAATAGATGAAGATATTAGCATCGAAGGATTATTACGCGGTGCACCGGCACCTCGAAATCAAGCATCAATCCCTAGCGTAAATGATTAA
- a CDS encoding GUN4 domain-containing protein has product MKNYPLYFTITVTLLTINPAISNTANNSYPQLSQHLNQQNWKAADIETRKLIQQWTYPNGDLYSEAQFNKIPCENLRAIDTLWMQASNGQFGFSIQQQLWQKQQYTNPRQKVEALGKTAGWMRTKPLTDAEFQDKWYASTWLMETELNYTTKAPKGHLPWNGISAETINSLTSQIGSGCGSCSIDAMYLQEERNYKYLPGFYERVKTCVAASPSPSNPLEKALTSKNWREANRLTSNKLLELAGQQQQGYLTASDIKKLPCTDLQTIDQLWLKNSNGQFGLSVQAKIWQNINGKNYQDSLRFEEIVGWDKTQPIFDQKTAPKGHLPLRPALSEGIMDAWGGWWIQEMSTRLKTCRVF; this is encoded by the coding sequence ATGAAAAACTACCCTCTCTATTTCACCATAACCGTTACCCTACTCACTATAAACCCAGCAATTTCTAACACCGCCAACAACTCATATCCTCAACTCAGCCAACACTTAAACCAACAAAACTGGAAAGCCGCCGACATCGAAACCAGAAAATTAATTCAACAATGGACTTATCCAAACGGCGACCTCTATTCCGAAGCCCAATTCAACAAAATACCCTGCGAAAATTTACGCGCCATTGATACCCTTTGGATGCAAGCCAGTAACGGGCAATTTGGCTTTAGCATCCAACAACAACTCTGGCAAAAACAACAATACACCAACCCCCGCCAAAAAGTAGAAGCATTGGGAAAAACAGCCGGTTGGATGCGAACAAAACCCCTCACCGATGCCGAATTTCAAGATAAATGGTATGCCTCAACTTGGCTCATGGAAACCGAACTGAATTACACTACAAAAGCACCCAAAGGACACTTACCTTGGAACGGAATCTCTGCGGAAACTATTAACTCCTTAACAAGTCAAATAGGCAGCGGTTGTGGCAGTTGCAGCATTGATGCTATGTATCTGCAAGAAGAACGAAATTATAAATATTTACCCGGCTTTTATGAACGAGTAAAAACTTGTGTAGCCGCCTCTCCAAGCCCTTCTAACCCCCTAGAAAAAGCCCTCACCTCAAAAAACTGGCGAGAAGCCAACCGGCTCACTTCTAACAAACTTTTAGAACTGGCCGGTCAACAACAGCAGGGATATCTCACAGCAAGTGATATTAAAAAACTTCCGTGCACCGATCTCCAAACCATAGATCAACTCTGGCTTAAAAATAGTAACGGACAATTTGGTTTAAGCGTCCAAGCAAAAATATGGCAAAATATTAACGGCAAAAACTATCAAGATTCCTTGCGCTTTGAAGAAATTGTCGGCTGGGATAAAACACAACCAATATTTGACCAAAAAACCGCACCAAAAGGCCATTTACCCCTACGACCGGCCCTTTCAGAAGGCATCATGGATGCTTGGGGAGGTTGGTGGATTCAAGAAATGTCTACTCGCTTAAAAACTTGCCGAGTTTTTTAA
- a CDS encoding ATP/GTP-binding protein yields the protein MLESFQIHNFRVFQQLEVRKLGRVNLIVGKNNSGKSTFLEAVQLYASNASSTVLVEIVESRQETWVSEALSHSQNFIGNAVRHLFFGHKLPKIGEEGISLGEISSNRKLELGIAAYQNTNDDEGRVKKIRIPDGNFDEDLSNVEIFMVAKEGKKTRRIFLLDRDITKFRQNSILYEKPGSETKYTWQIVATNNMPNRKLAALWDLTSLTDLESEVISALGLIDERVSGVAFVEDASRRAIDNRIPLVKMKGIDEPLPLKSMGDGMTRLFHIILALVNAKNGILLIDEFENGLHWSVQPKVWDIVFQLSERLNVQVFATTHSRDCIKGFDYAWNKYPKQGAFFRLDAKSHGVKATEYTAETLTDAIEMDVEVR from the coding sequence ATGCTGGAGTCTTTTCAGATACATAATTTTAGGGTTTTTCAACAACTTGAAGTTAGAAAGTTGGGACGAGTTAACCTAATTGTAGGCAAAAATAATTCGGGTAAAAGTACGTTTCTGGAAGCAGTACAACTCTATGCCAGCAATGCTTCTTCAACAGTGTTGGTTGAGATTGTAGAGTCTAGGCAAGAAACATGGGTTAGTGAGGCTTTATCACATTCTCAAAATTTTATCGGTAATGCGGTACGGCATCTTTTCTTTGGTCATAAATTGCCGAAAATAGGAGAGGAGGGGATTTCTCTGGGAGAGATATCTTCAAACAGAAAGCTGGAACTGGGTATTGCTGCTTACCAGAATACAAATGATGATGAAGGTAGGGTTAAAAAAATTCGTATTCCCGATGGAAATTTTGATGAAGATTTATCTAATGTGGAAATTTTCATGGTAGCAAAAGAAGGAAAAAAAACTAGAAGAATTTTTTTGTTGGATAGGGATATTACAAAGTTTCGACAAAACTCTATTTTGTATGAAAAGCCGGGATCGGAAACCAAATACACATGGCAGATTGTTGCCACAAATAATATGCCAAATCGAAAATTAGCGGCACTTTGGGATTTAACGAGTTTAACTGATTTAGAGTCGGAGGTTATTTCTGCCCTTGGTTTAATTGATGAAAGAGTTTCTGGAGTTGCTTTTGTAGAGGATGCTAGTAGACGTGCCATTGATAACCGTATTCCTTTGGTAAAAATGAAAGGTATTGATGAGCCATTACCGCTCAAAAGTATGGGAGATGGGATGACTCGTTTGTTCCATATAATTCTGGCTCTTGTAAATGCTAAAAATGGAATTTTATTAATTGATGAATTTGAAAACGGGTTGCATTGGAGTGTGCAGCCTAAAGTTTGGGATATTGTTTTTCAGCTATCGGAAAGGCTGAATGTGCAAGTGTTTGCAACAACTCACAGCCGCGATTGTATAAAAGGTTTTGATTATGCCTGGAATAAGTATCCTAAACAGGGTGCTTTTTTCAGACTTGATGCCAAGAGTCACGGGGTTAAAGCCACAGAATATACAGCGGAAACGCTTACAGATGCGATTGAAATGGATGTTGAGGTGCGATAG